From Maridesulfovibrio ferrireducens:
AGTATATGTCAAAGAACAAGGGCTAAGCTTATATCATCAGGACTTCTTTTAAAAGATGGAGCCTATGTGACGCTTACTTATGAATCACACATCTACTCTATTACTCATGGCTTTTATAAAAATCAGCACACAATGAAGTCCAAATATTAGCCCATCCTTTAGAATGGGTACAGCCTTGAATTACTTTTAATTGTATTAACCCATTATTACCGGCTTTTTGGCAATATGATTCCGCAATTTGTATGGGGATAATGTTATCATTACTTCCGACGTAATGAAGTTGGGGAATTTTGCATTTGACTGAAATCTGATCTGTTGGATTTAATGATCCTTCCAACGGGGAGACTCCGTGCAATTGCGTCCATTTGATATGATCAAGATTTCCGGCAACAGTCCTTACAGAAGCAACATCTGTCCGTCGCATTGCTATCAATATTGCGACAGCTCCTCCTCCAGAGTAGCCGACTAAGTCAATCTTTTTTGCACCAGTCATTTCTTTTAATTTTGATATAATTTCACTTGTGGAGTTAACTACTTCATCGCTGAATCTGTGTGAAGTCCAGTAGCTAACATCACATCCTCTCGCATTAATACCACCTGTATATTGGCAGGGGCGAGCAATGTACGCAATAGATGGATACGGATCTAAGGAAGCAAGTCTTAAGGCCAAAGGATTGTGCGGGGAAGGGTTGTTAGAAGGTTTGTAACGTCTGGCCCAAGCGCTACCATCTCCTTCAATGTAGATCATCAAATTATCAATTTGGGGGCCTGTTTTTAAAAAAACAACTTGTTCAAATTGTGATGAGCTGATTTGTAAATATTCAAACCCGTTATTATTTCCAATTTTTAGTGCTGTATTTAATGGGTTATCATGAAACAAGCATGCAGAACAAAAAAAAACAGTCAGGATTGTCCCTAAAAAAACTTTATACAATTATTTACCTCTACCAAAAAGAATAATAATTTTGTCTGTAAGTCGCTATCAACTTTTTATGCCTAGCAAACACAAATATGGGTTGTTGTATTATTTAAATACTATTGATAAAATTAAAACATAATTATATGTTCCGCTTAGTTGGCTGACAAATGTTTTTATTAACCACCCGCTATGTGAGAGATAAGAGAATGGTAAGATATTTTTTATTTTATGATTTGTAATAAAAAAGTCATCAACAATTATCTTATCTTTGGCAGTGGAAAAACTTAATAATAGCAAAGCCCGTTAGTGAGTTCTTTCTGATACTTGTACATTCTAGACAGTTCAATATTGTAAGGGTTGTCTTTGATCAATTTTTTGAGCATATTTATGGCGTCTAAATTCATGCTAAAAGCAATATAAAGACTTGCTTCCATCACTTCCTTTGCAATTTGATCACCATCAGAAAGTTTATTAATACCTACTTTAGCGTTTTTAAGTTCTTTAAACTTATCTGAGGTCATAACTTTTATTATCCCCTTTTTAATCAGTTTCTTGCTGCCAGAAGTTGAGATATTCCACATAAAAGTTTTCCCTGGGAGCAGCCTAGCTGAAGGAATGTTCCAAAAATTTTCTTTAACAAGTTTTGCCGTTATACCCTTTTTTTCACAGGTAACGTCCTGAAACGTGACTACTATAGAAGAGGACTTCAGCTTATTGTCCCAATACAACTGTACTTTAGATTTAGGTATAACTGTTACGCAATTCGCTTCTTTATGAGCCTTTAGCGGCTTTCTGAACGCGACTGTTCCGAAGTTAACCACCTGACTTTTCTCAATCATTTTACCTGAACCGGAAGGCATAAAATCTATTACTTTTTTTTCGATTGCCTTCCCAGATATAAGTTTAATTTTTCCTTCTTTAATAATAATTGTTGCAGGACCTGTTATCTTTTCAATGGTTGAGGATTCAAAATTATTAAAAGTGACCGATGCCCCAAAAGGAATAGTTATCAACTCATTAGGATTTAAAAATTCCATGAGTTCCAGTTTTGTTCCGGCAAGTGGACCTTCTTTATAGCTCGCACTTGAACCTTCAAATGAAATAAGCATTGTCGTTTTACTATTAGCAAAGCTCATTGAAGCTATAGACATTAAAATAGATACAAAAATAAGCATCATTTTTTTCATTACTAATTTCCTCCAGACTTATCCTGATTTATAAGAACAGAATACACAAATTCTTCATTGCGTCCCTTGATTTTAACTTTTCCACGAGGCTCCAAATCAACAACATCAATTACATCCTTTTTAACCGTTTCACTGATCAGAATTGGAGCTCCAACCGTTTTGGTCATATGCTCAAGTCTAGAAGCTAAATTGACGGCATCACCAATGACCGTGAATTCAGCTTTATATTTACTTCCGATATTACCCACCATAACATTTCCAGTATGAAGGCCAATTCCTATTTCAAATTTTGGTTCACCGTCTTTTGCCCATTCTTTATTTAATTTGCCAAGGACCTCGTGCATTTCAATTGCTACTCGGATGCCACAAAGACTTGGAGAGACATCACTTTCAATCACACCAAAAAAGGCAAGAAGTCCGTCACCGATAAATTTATCAACAACTCCATTATGCTTGTTCACAATTTCTGCCATTGCCTCAAAGTATTTGTTTAGCCTTCTGACAATTTCTTTAGGAGGTCTGTTCTCTGAATAAGTAGTAAAACTTCTGATATCTGAAAATAAAATACATAATTCCCGGCTGTCTCCTTTGAAAAAATCAGCATCATTTTGTTTTAATAGAGACTCGGCGATGGAAGCAGGAAGGTAACGCTGGAAAACTTTTTTTAACTTTCGCTGCTCTGCGTTGAGTACCCCTTCGCTTAAAAGAATAGATAAAATGTAACTTAAAACAATTGATAAAGCTCCTGATGCAACAGGCATAATAATATATTGAAAAAAGGCAAAGCTACATACTAGCAGATATGCTGTAAGAAAAATTGGTGCCCATACAAATTTGAATCTGTGTGTACTCCATATGGCAGGACCGATTGCCGCGAATGCCAGTAGAAAACTTATCGCCCACTTTTCAAAATTTGAAAATTCAGAAAAATGTTGGTCATCCAAAATTGTTTCAACTATTTGTGCCTGAATCACAACCCCGGAAGATTTTCTGCTTTTTCGCGCTGTAAAGTTGAACAACGGGGTTGGGTGCCTATCCTGATTCCTAATATCCATCGCTCCGACCAGAACGATTTT
This genomic window contains:
- a CDS encoding adenylate/guanylate cyclase domain-containing protein gives rise to the protein MFQNDLSLLERFRSAFCIFNALLISLVISFFTYSGYFDILQELILDNMHGVRSKLSPPPAAEVVLIGINDKTFLEKEFRKPFLLWHEDLAELIDSLRVAKAKVIGLDFLLPDVLFDDYVPGYSQVWLKSILKSKLAGIPVVTGFMDLGDSVIAPHAYFLQAIGKDHCGFFNLTTDDDGVVRRQNLWVKNNQGQIVNSFSLAILKAAGTKINDVPKQVRINFRPEETHFKIYELSDVMHMIKERRLDYLKKNFSQKIVLVGAMDIRNQDRHPTPLFNFTARKSRKSSGVVIQAQIVETILDDQHFSEFSNFEKWAISFLLAFAAIGPAIWSTHRFKFVWAPIFLTAYLLVCSFAFFQYIIMPVASGALSIVLSYILSILLSEGVLNAEQRKLKKVFQRYLPASIAESLLKQNDADFFKGDSRELCILFSDIRSFTTYSENRPPKEIVRRLNKYFEAMAEIVNKHNGVVDKFIGDGLLAFFGVIESDVSPSLCGIRVAIEMHEVLGKLNKEWAKDGEPKFEIGIGLHTGNVMVGNIGSKYKAEFTVIGDAVNLASRLEHMTKTVGAPILISETVKKDVIDVVDLEPRGKVKIKGRNEEFVYSVLINQDKSGGN
- a CDS encoding alpha/beta hydrolase, with the translated sequence MYKVFLGTILTVFFCSACLFHDNPLNTALKIGNNNGFEYLQISSSQFEQVVFLKTGPQIDNLMIYIEGDGSAWARRYKPSNNPSPHNPLALRLASLDPYPSIAYIARPCQYTGGINARGCDVSYWTSHRFSDEVVNSTSEIISKLKEMTGAKKIDLVGYSGGGAVAILIAMRRTDVASVRTVAGNLDHIKWTQLHGVSPLEGSLNPTDQISVKCKIPQLHYVGSNDNIIPIQIAESYCQKAGNNGLIQLKVIQGCTHSKGWANIWTSLCADFYKSHE